Proteins encoded within one genomic window of Bacillota bacterium:
- a CDS encoding MATE family efflux transporter has translation MPETTLPRAEHPQTTRDAGARSKTDLPRLRAAIWALTWPVVAEQSLMTVTQVVDAIMVAKLGAAAIAAVNLSFQPFWLLSSIFMGLSIGTTALVARCTGAGDPKGAGAVTRQSFLLAAVFGVFSTALAVFFARRIVAMMGAQPEVIDLGLGYVRALAPGLFFLTIQTVLSAAMRGAGDTRTPMVVNTLTNVAHIFTNWLLIFGHWGFPAMGVVGAGISTSLTRIAGGVWLFALLLTTDGPLRLHLRRLFTIDWPTMTKVIRIGLPAALERAVSSVGQIVYAREVAALGTTPVAAHYIALNIESLSYMPGMGFSAAASTLVGHDLGARRPKQAAASSWETLRFGLWVMGTMGVLFFLFPAFFMRVFTVDPDIVRLGLAPLRIVAFTQFFECIGFIIQGALRGAGDTQPVLWATTVGLIIRLIATAVFVFAWHLGLAGAWLAMLLDWIFRAGGSLWYFRTGRWTRVRV, from the coding sequence TTGCCTGAGACCACCCTGCCGCGTGCAGAGCACCCGCAGACGACGCGGGACGCTGGAGCCCGTTCCAAGACTGACCTCCCCCGCCTCCGCGCCGCCATCTGGGCCCTGACCTGGCCGGTCGTGGCCGAGCAGTCGCTGATGACGGTGACTCAGGTGGTCGACGCGATCATGGTCGCCAAGCTGGGGGCGGCCGCCATCGCCGCGGTCAATCTGAGCTTTCAACCGTTCTGGCTGCTCAGTTCGATCTTCATGGGCCTGTCCATCGGGACCACGGCCCTCGTCGCCCGGTGCACCGGAGCCGGGGACCCCAAGGGGGCCGGCGCGGTCACCCGGCAGTCCTTCCTCCTGGCGGCGGTCTTCGGGGTCTTCTCCACCGCCCTGGCCGTCTTCTTCGCCCGCCGGATCGTGGCCATGATGGGGGCCCAACCGGAGGTCATCGACCTGGGGCTCGGCTATGTCCGGGCGCTGGCCCCCGGGCTCTTCTTCCTGACCATCCAGACCGTCCTCTCGGCGGCCATGCGCGGCGCCGGCGACACGCGGACGCCGATGGTCGTCAACACCCTGACCAACGTCGCCCACATCTTCACCAACTGGCTGCTCATCTTCGGCCACTGGGGTTTCCCGGCGATGGGCGTGGTCGGCGCCGGGATCTCGACCAGCCTGACCCGGATCGCCGGCGGCGTGTGGCTCTTCGCCCTTCTCCTCACCACGGACGGGCCTCTCCGCCTGCATCTCAGGAGGCTCTTCACCATCGACTGGCCGACGATGACCAAGGTCATCCGGATCGGCCTGCCGGCCGCCCTGGAGCGGGCCGTCAGCAGCGTCGGCCAGATCGTCTACGCCCGCGAGGTGGCCGCCCTGGGGACGACCCCGGTGGCCGCCCACTACATCGCCCTCAACATCGAATCCCTGTCCTACATGCCCGGGATGGGGTTCTCCGCCGCCGCCTCGACCCTGGTCGGGCATGATCTCGGGGCCCGCCGGCCAAAGCAGGCCGCGGCCAGCTCATGGGAGACCCTTCGCTTCGGGCTCTGGGTGATGGGGACGATGGGTGTCCTGTTCTTCCTCTTCCCCGCCTTCTTCATGCGCGTCTTCACGGTCGACCCGGACATCGTCCGGCTGGGCCTCGCCCCGCTGCGGATCGTCGCCTTCACTCAGTTCTTTGAGTGCATCGGCTTCATCATCCAGGGGGCCCTCCGCGGGGCCGGCGACACCCAGCCCGTCCTCTGGGCGACCACCGTCGGGCTGATCATCCGGCTCATCGCCACCGCCGTCTTCGTCTTCGCCTGGCATCTCGGATTGGCCGGGGCCTGGCTGGCGATGCTCCTCGATTGGATCTTCCGGGCCGGCGGCTCCCTGTGGTACTTCCGCACCGGTCGCTGGACGCGCGTTCGGGTGTAG